Below is a genomic region from Paenibacillus rhizovicinus.
AACCTTCGTCCGTCCATTCTGTTCCGCTTGCGCAGCCTGCATGTCCCTTCACTCCTCTTGGAAAATAAAAAAGCCGAGAGGAAGAGAAATCTCCGCTCCCGGCTTCGCGGGCAGCACAAAGAAACAAGTGCCGCCGCGCATTTGCCTGATTGTCTCTCTTGGTCCGCTTACGAGGTTAGCTGCCCTATTCGGGCTAGAGAGCGCCCTGCCCGGACAAGCCATGCCTGCCCGCGATTCACCCCTGGGCGGACGCCGGCAATCGGCGCCTCCCGCGGTTCCCCCGTTCCCCTTCGAAAGGGATTCAGCGATATTGGAATGGATACCATTCATTTGTTGATACTAATCGTAGTCCCGTCCTCAGGAATTGTAAAAAGCGGCCTGATGTCCGCAAACGGGCTTCTCGCCGAAAAATCGCAATGAAAACGCGCGCATCCGTTTATTTCGCGGAAAGTGCTGCCAATTTCTTCGGCATGCTTCTATTTGCTAAGCCGCTGACAAGCCCGACGTTCCTAAGCCGACTAGTTCTATTGAATTTAACGATTTATAGGGGTACATTGAAGGTGTACAACTGCAGCGCAGACGATGCCCGAATAACTTGCAGGGAGGAATTATTATGAGCACGAATTCCGTTAAAGCATTATTCCAGCCTTTCCGTTCGGACAAATTGACGCTCGACAATCGCATCGTCATGGCCCCCATGACGCGAGGCTTCTCGCCCGGCGGCGTACCCGGCGAGGACGTGGCGGCCTACTATAAGCGCCGTGCCGAGAACGGCGTCGGCCTGATCGTCACGGAAGGCACCTTGATCAATCATCCCGCGGCAGGCGCAAGCACGAAGTGGCCGCATTTCTTCGGCACGAACGCCTTGGAGGGCTGGTCCGGCGTCGTTAAGGCCGTTCACGAAGCCGGCGGCAAAATCCTTCCGCAGCTGTGGCATATCGGCTTGACGCGCAAGCCCGGCACCGGCACGAATCCGGAAGCGCCGTCGGTCGGTCCTTCCGGGCTCAACCTGGCCGGCGAACAAGTGGGCGACCCGCTCACCGAAGCGGAAATCGCCGATCTGATCGCTGCTTATGCTCAGGCGGCGGCCGATGCCAAACGGCTCGGCTTCGACGGCATCGAGCTGCATGGCGCCCACGGGTACCTGATCGACCAATTCTTCTGGGGCGTGACGAACGTTCGAACGGACCGCTACGGCGGCGACCTCGTGAAACGGACCCGCTTCGCGACGGAAGTCGTCGAAGCATGCAGACGCGCCGTCGGATCGGAGTTTCCGATCATCATGCGCTTCTCCCAATGGAAGGACGGCGCCTATGACGCGAAGCTCGCGGAATCGCCGGATGAATTAAGCCGCTTCCTGCAGCCGCTGGTCGACGCCGGCGTCGATGTCTTCCACTGCTCGACGCGCCGTTTCTGGGAGCCCGCGTTCGCGGACGGAGAGGACTTGAATTTGGCAGGCTGGACGAAGAAGCTGACGGGCAAACCGACGATCACCGTCGGCTCGGTCGGACTCGATCTCGAGTTCACGCGTCTGTTCAAAGAGAAGAAAGGCGCCGAAGCGGTCAGCATCGACGGCTTGCTGGAACGGCTCGATCGCGGCGAATTCGACCTCGTCGCCATCGGCAGAGCCTTGCTGAACGATCCCGCATGGGCGAAGAAAATCAAAGAAGGACGCCAGGATGAACTGCGTCCGTTCACGCCGGAAGCGACGCAAACGCTGTATTAAACCACATGAATCAGGCTGTTCTCGATCTTGATCGGGGACAGCCTGTTTTGCCGATTGGAGCGTGCTTGGACGTACAGATACGAATTGCCGCCCCATGACAAAGAGCCATGAATGAACCGCGCGGCGCGGTCTTCATGGCTCTTTGTCATGCGCGATGTCCGCGCGGTCTGCGCGGGCGATCTAAGCGCGATCTATACGAGAATTGTGCGCGAATCGTACGTGTGCTGCTCCTACGCGTTCTCTCCGTTCTTCTCCCATGCGAACCCGCCGACTTGATTCCAAGCCGAGCCGTACGGCGTGTTTCCGCCCCGGTACGGCAGCGTTACGACGCCAGCCGCGCAGCGCACGATGCCCTTGTTGCTGCCGCAAATCGTCAGGCCCGTGTCGTCGAACAGCGTGTCGGCCAGCTGATAGGCATCAGACGCCCGGTACGAGAATACGATTCCCCGGCGCGGCTTGCCCGACGCGTTCGCATCCGAGCCATGCAGCGTCAAGGTATGATGAATGCTGATGCCGCCGGTTTTCGGGGTAATGAGCACGATATCATTCGGATTGGCCGGCCGTTCCCAATACCGGCTCTCCTGGCATTCCGCCGCGAACCGCCCGTCGCTCAGATGATTCAGCTGCCCCAGTCGATGGCTGCCCTTGACCATCCGCATGCAGCCGTTCTCCGGCGTCGCATCGTCGAGCATGACCATGACCGACAGCAGATCGGTGTTCGTATGCGGGTAGAAAGCATAGTCCTGATGCCAGGCGAAGATGCCCACGCCCTTCGTCGGCGGCTTCGTCGCCAGCTTGGAATGCTGCAGCTCGATGTCCGCTCCGAGCAGCGGGATCAGCTTGGCGACGATCGCCGGATGCTTCGCCAGCTTCAGAAAGGCCGGGTGAAGCGCCGTAATGCCGAGCGAATGCACCGTCTTCGTCTCGTAATCCTTCTGCGAGCGGAGCGCCGTAATTTGCGGCTGTTCGCAAGCGAGACGCAGCTCCTCCACTTCCTCCGCGGTCAAAATATCGTCAAATACGAGAAATCCGTCTTCCCAATAACGGCTGATTTCCTGTTCGGTCAAACCCTGCTCGATCCCGTTGGCCACCGTCGATCACTCCCGCGCATCCGTAATGTTGCTGCTCTTTTATCATAGAGGTGACAACCATGCGCCGCTATAATAGACTGGTTATGAAATATCAGGATTCGGCGAAAGGCTGGGAGCTTCCATGAACGGCAAGCTGGAGTTTTTCTTATATAAATCCCATGAACCCGGCACCTATGTGGATTTCCACAAGCATAGCTGCTACGAGCTCGTATACTATGTATCGGGGAGCGGAACGATGAATTTGGGCGGCCGGACGCTCGTTTACGCGCCCGGCACCATGACGATGACACGGCCCGACTATATGCACGACGAGCGGCATGACGAGGAAACCGAGGTCATCTTCTTCGGCTTCCGCTACGACGATTTCCCGGTGCCCTTGCAGAACGGCCTGATCGCCGACACGGAAGAACGGACCGTTCTATCGCTCATGCTGACGATGAAAGAAGAGCTGCTCGCCCAGAAAGCCCACTACGTCCCGCGGACGAATCTCTTGCTGAACGAGATTATCCTGCTGCTGGGACGCCAGTCCGAGACCGCCGCTCCGCAGGACGAACACCGGCCGGAACGGCTTTTCTACGCCAGGCGGTACTTGGACGAGAACTTCACGCAGCCCGTCGAGCTTCGCACGCTTGCAGAGCTGTCCGGGTACAGCGAGGATCATTTTCGCCATCTGTTCAAGGAGCAGACCGGCCTTCCGCCAGGCCAGTACATCCTGCGCAAACGGCTGGAAGCGGCCAAGGACCGGCTGCTGCACACGGCGCAGACGGTCAGCGCGATCGGCATGGACTGCGGCTTCTCGACGACGTCGCAATTCATCGAGCTGTTCAAGCGGTCGTTCGGCGTGACGCCGCTGCAATACAGGAAGATCCGTTAAGCTCGGCGGATCGCGGGCGGCAGGTATATTTGGTTGCAATTAGGACAAAACGGGTATGAGAAGATGCGGAGCAATTCGCAATCCATGGAATGGAGGTCTCATCATACCTATGCATGCAGCGAACGACAAAGGAATCTTAGACGGCAAAGTCGCCGTTATTACCGGAGCAGGATCCGGCATCGGCCGGGCCGCCGCGCTGAGGCTGGCGAAGGAAGGCGCGCGCATTGCGCTCGTGGACATCAAGGAGGAGCGGGTCGCCGACGTACGGAAACGGATCAACGAATCCGGCGGCGAAGCCATTGCCGTCGAGGCGGATATTTCGAAGCCGGAGGAAGTCGAGAACGCCATCCGGGAAGCAGCAGGCAAATGGGACCGGCTTGATATCGTGTTCGCCAACGCCGGCATCAACGGTACATTGGCGCCCATTGAATCCATGACGCACGAGGATTGGAGCACGACGCTCGATACGAATTTGAAGGGAACCTTCCTGACCGTCAAATACGCCGTCCCGTTTCTGAAGAAGAAAGGCGGCAGCATCGTCATCACGAGCTCCATCAACGGCAATCGGGTGTTCTCGAATTTCGGCATGAGCGCGTACAGCACCTCCAAAGCAGGACAGGTTGCTTTCATGCAAATGGCCGCCTTGGAGCTGGCCCAATACGGCATTCGCGTCAATGCGGTCTGTCCCGGTGCCATCAAGACGCATATCGGGCAAAATACGCATCCTACGCCGGAGCTGGAAGAAATTCAAATTCCGGTCGAATATCCCGAAGGCGACCAGCCATTGGAACACGGCCCCGGCCGTGCGGCCCAGGTCGGCGACTTGGTATTGTTCCTGGCTTCCGACGCATCGAGCCACATTACCGGCACGCCGATCTTCATCGACGGGGCGGAGTCGCTGCTGCATGGATGACAGCAACGATGACCTGTAATGGATACCTGTAATGGATACCTGTAATGGATACCTAGTAGATAGAAAAGAGGGCGGCAAGCTGCCGCCCTCTCAACGTTCGTCTATTCGTTTCCGCGTACGCGCTCGGCGCAGCGCTCTATTGGCCTACGGATGATTCCTTCTGTTCCGGTTCGATGCCATGCCGCCTCAGCACCTGCTTCATCATTTCAAATTGAATCGGTTTCACTAGAAAATCCGTCATCCCCGCTTCCAAACAACGTTCGCGGTCCGTAGGCATCACATTCGCCGTCATCGCGACGACCACCGGCGCCCGGCCGGGCGGCGCAGACGCCAAGAGGCGGCGCGTTGCTTCTAGCCCGTCCATAATCGGCATTCGCATATCCATTAAGATCAAATCGTAATTGCGTCGATAAGCCAATTCCACGGCATCGCTGCCGTTGCTGGCGACGTCCGCGGCTACGCCGAGTTTATTCAGCAGCGTCAATGTCAGCTTCTGATTAATGACGTTATCGTCGGCGACGAGCACGGCAGCTGCCCTGTCGCCTCCCATTCCCCTGTCCGCTGCCATTTCCTTGTCCGCTGCCAGTCTCCCGTCTGCCGCCAATCTCCTGTCGCCATCCCTTTCTGCTTCCTGCCACAGCTCGAAGTCATCCGCAGCAAGCGACGCGAAGCTTCCTTCCGGGGCCGGCTCATGCCGCGCCGCCTGCCAGGTTCGGAGCTGCACGGTGAAACGGAACGTCGTGCCGATCCCCTGATCGGATTCCACCGCGATGGTACCGCCCATCATTTCGACCAGGTTTTTGCATATCGCTAGTCCGAGGCCCGTTCCTTCGTACTGCCGCGTAAGCGACGTATCGACCTGCGAGAAAGGCTGAAACAACAGCGGCAGCTTATCTCCGGGAATGCCGACGCCGGTATCCGTCACGGCGAATTCGATCCGCACCGCTTCCTCTTGGGCGGCAAGCAGCTTCGTAGTGACGGCAATGGAGCCATGCGCCGTAAATTTAAAGGCGTTGCCGATCAGATTGACGAGCACCTGCCGCAGCTTGATCTCGTCCCCTTCAAGCAGCTCCGGCAGTGCCGGATCCGCCTCGTATGTAAGCGCCAGGCGGCTTTGCTTGGACTTGGCCGTGAACAGGTCGAACGTTTCTTCGATCAGATGCGGCAGCTTGAACGGGAGATGCTCCAATTCCAGCTTACCCGACTCGATCTTCGCATAGTCCAAAATATCATTGATGACCGACAGCAGCGCTTCGCCGCTCTTGCGGATGATTTCAGCGAACTCGCGCTGCGACTCGTCGAGCTCCGTATCGAGCAGCAGCCCCGTCATGCCGAGCACGCCGTTCATCGGCGTGCGGATCTCATGGCTCACCATCGTGAGAAAATTCGTCTTCGCCCGCGCCGCGATCTCCGCCGTTTCCTTCGCGGCCATCAGCTCGCGCTCGAAACGTTTGCGCTCCGTCATGTCGACGACGGTGCAAGCGTAGATGCGCTCATCGTCGATGGTCGCCACGCCGATCTGGATTTCCGAGGGGAAACGGCTGCCATCCTTGCGGACCGGATTCAGCTGCCTGCGATCCCCTGTCAGCGAACCGCCGCCGACAAGCCTCTCCCTATTGCCATGATCCGGCACGGCCGATGCATGGTCAGCCCTCGGCGTCGTGTCGAACCATTCACCCGGCCCCGGCGCTGCATCGTGGCTTACGGACATGATCTGCCCCGGGCCAGAATGAAGGCCGTTCCTTGCCGCGTCGTTATGTACTTGCGAACCGGCTCCGCCTGTCTTGAACGCCCCTCCCGCAAAACACGGAACGAGCATCTCGACCGGCTGCCCCAGCACCTCGTCCTCGCGGTAGCCGAACATCGCCATGAGCGCGGGGTTGACCGTTAATATGATGCCGTCCTCGTCAAACGTCATCATCGTATCCATGCTCGTTTCTTGAATGGCGCGCGTGAGCGCCTGCGTTTTCGTCAGCTGGTAGGCCGTCAGCATCAGCTCGCGGTTGCCCCGCTCCAGCTCGCTCTTCTGCTGCTGCAGCAGCTCGGCTTGCAGCTGCAAGGTCTTGTTGCCGACGTAGAGCCGCACGAAGCCTTCGATCTTGGCCTTGAGAATCTGCGGCATGAACGGCTTCAGCATATAATCGATCGCGCCGGCCTCGTAGCCGGTGAAGAAATGCTCCGCTTCCTTGCTCGTCGCCGAAATGAAAATAATCGGCGTTTCCTGCGTTTTTTTCCGCGACTTGATCAGTCTCGCCGTCTCGAAGCCATCCATCTCCGGCATCTGCACGTCCAGCAGAATGACCGCGAACTCGTCCCTCAGCAGGCATCGCAGCGCTTCCGCGCCGGAAAGACATTTGACGAGATTGCAGTTCAAATCCCCTAATACAGCTTCCAACACCAGCAAATTATCCGGATGGTCATCCACCAGCAAGATGTTAACCGGTCCGCTATATGCAATCATGCTTATACCTCCCGGTCAAGATTTGATTTTGCGATAGAGCCGGCTGTGGGCGTCCAATTCCTCGTAAGCATCGGCATGCCGCGTGAAATTAATGGACTCTTTCGTGCCAAGCGCTAGAATGCCGAAGTTGCTGAGACTTTCGAAGAGCAAGCTGTGCACGTGATTTTGCAGCTCTTTGTTGAAATAGATCATGACGTTGCGGCAGAAAATGATATTGAATTCGTTGAAAGAACGATCCGTAACCAAATTATGCTGCGCGAACACGATATTGCTCTTAAGCTCGCTGTGGAACAGCACGGAATCGTATTTGGCCGTATAGTAATCGCTGAACGATTCCCTGCCTCCCGCCTCGATGTAGTTACGCGTGAACGTCTGCATCCGGTCGAGCGGATACACGCCCTCGCGCGCGGTCTCCAGCACGCGCTCGTTCATGTCCGTTGCATAAATGCGCGACTTGTCGTACAGTCCTTCTTCCTTCAGCAGAATGGCCATGGCGTACACTTCCTCGCCCGTGGAACAGCCGGCATGCCAAATCCGGATAAACGGATACGTTCGAAGCAGCGGAACGACCTGCTCGCGGAATACCCGGAACACTTCCGGATCGCGGAACATCTCCGTTACGTGGATCGTCAAGTCGGCCAGCAGCCGGTTCATGACCGCCCGGTCATGCAGCACCTTCTCCGTCAAGGACGTAATCGTCGGCAGCCGTTCCGCTCTCACCCGATGCCAAATGCGGCGGCGGATCGAAGAAGGGGCGTAATTGCGAAAATCGTACCCGTACAGCTGGTACAGCCCCTCCAGCAGCAGCGCAGCTTCGACCTGCTCCCGCTCGTCGGCTTTGCTTGATTCATCGTTGATTTCCATCATGCTATTCTCTTCTCTCTCTATTCTATTGATATAACCACACCCTCATTAACGACAGCAGCTGGTCGATATTAACCGGCTTCGAGATATAGTCGGAAGCGCCGGCTTCAATGCATTTATCGCGATCTTCTTTCATCGCCTTCGCCGTGATGGCGATCATCGGCAGCCGTTCGTATTCCGGAATGGCGCGAATATGCCGCATCGTTTCGTAGCCGTCCATTTCGGGCATCATCATATCCATCAGGATCAGCTGCGTGTCGGGATGCCGCGCAAGCATCTCCAGCGCCTCCCGCCCGTTCTCGGCAATATGAATATCCATTTTATAGCCTTCCAGAGCGCTCGACAAGGCGAACACGTTTCGGATATCGTCGTCGACGATCAGAATGGACTTTCCTTCGAAAATCGTCTCCACGCTATGAAGCTTCCTCAGTACGGTGCGCTTCTCCTCCGGCAAGTCCGCTACGACGCGATGCAGGAACAGCGTTGTCTCGTCCAGCAGCCGCTCCGGTGACTTGGCATCCTTGATAATAATCGTCTCCGCGTATTGGCGCAGCCGGATTTCATCCTTCTTGTCGAGATCGCGCCCGGTATAAATAATGATGGGCAGCTCGCGCAGCTTCTCGCTCCGGCGGATGCCGTCCAGCAATTCGAAGCCGGAGATGTCAGGCAGCCCGAGGTCGAGCACCATGCAGTCCCAATGCTGCGTCTCCAGCTCCCGCATCGCTTCCGCCCCGGACGACACGGCCTTCACGATAACGTCCTCGCCGCCGACCAGCTCGATAATGCCCGTGCGCTGGGCGGCGTCGTCTTCGACAACCAGCACATACTTGAGATCGTGGGCAAGGAAGGACTCCATCTTCACGAACAGCCTTTCCAACCGCTCCTTCTCCGCCGGCTTGCGCAAGTATGCGATCGCCCCCATGGCCAGTCCTTGCTGCACTTCTTCCATGACGGAGACGACATGGACCGGGATATGGCGCGTATCGGCGTCATGCTTGAGGTGATGCAGCACGGACCAGCCGTCCATGACCGGCAGCATGATGTCGAGCAGGATGGCATCCGGCTTGTAGCGCCTAGCTTCGTTCAAGCCGATATCGCCCTGCATGGCGACGATGCCCTTAAAGCCGTGCGCGCGCGCCATATCCAGCAGGACGCGTGCGAACGGTTCGTCGTCCTCGATAATGAGGACGACCCGGTCCTCCGTTTCGATCGAATCGCGGTCGTCTTCGATGGATGCGGCCGCCCGGACCAGGCCGGCATTCGTTCCGCTCGGCGTCAGCGGTCTCTGTGCAGCCAGGCCGGAGGCTGTCGACATCGCGGCTTCGCTCAGCGCCCGGCGGCCCTGCTTCGCGAGCATGGCTGCCTCGACGGCCTGCTCGCCGAGCTTCGCGTCGCTATCCGTCTGCGCGTCCTTCCCGTTCTGGAAGGCGACGTGATATTCGGGCAGGTACAGCGTGAATACGCTGCCCTCGCCTTCCTTGCTCTCCAGCAAGAGCTTGCCGCCGAGCAGGCCGGCCAGCTCTTGGCTAATGGCGAGGCCAAGGCCGGTGCCCCCGTATGTGCGGCTCGTCGTGCCGTCGACTTGCTGGAAGGCTTCGAAGACCAGCTGCTGCTTCTCTTCCGGGATGCCGATGCCCGTATCGCGCACTTCGAAGGCAATCAGGCGGCCGCCATCCGCGTCAAGCTCTGCTTCGGCTGCCTGCGCATTGCGAACCGTCAAGCTGACGGAGCCCCGATGCGTGAACTTAAAGGCGTTCGACAGCAGGTTCTTCAGCACTTGCTTCACGCGGTGACCGTCGGAATAGAATCCCTCCGGCACATCCTTCTCCACCGTCAGCTCGAAGTCGAGCCCTCTCTGCTGGCTCATCGGCCCGAAACTGCGCCGCATCGTCTGCAGCAGGTCGGAGAACGGCACATGCTCCGTGACGACGCTCATTTTGCCGGCGCCGATCTTGGATAAATCCAAAATTTCGTCGATCAGCTTCAGCAGATCGCCGCCGGATGAATGAATCGTCGTGGCGAACTCGATCTGCTTGCCCGTCAAATTGCGTTCCTTGTTGTCCATCAGCATCTGGGACAGAATCAACAAGCTGTTGAGCGGCGTCCGCAGCTCATGCGACATGTTGGCAAGGAACTCGGACTTGTATTTGGACGACAGCGCGAGCTGCACGGTCTGGCGCTCCAGCGCCGTCTTCGTGCGTTCGATCTGTTCGTTCTTCTGTTCCGTCTTGCGCATTTGCTGCTCCAGCAGATGCGTCTTCTTCAGCAGTTCCTCGTTCGACTGTTCCAGTTCTTCCTGCTGGCTCTGCAGCAATTCCTCGGATTTCTTCAGCGAGCGGGTCTGCTCTTCCAGCTGGTCGTTGGATTGCCGCAGCTCCTCCTGCTGCGAGATGAGCTCCTCGGACTGCGCCTGCAGCTCTTCGCTCAGCACCTGCGATTCGCGCAGCAGCTCCTCGATTCGGAGCCGGCCGAATAAATTGTTCAGCAGGCTGCCGAGGCCTGCCGCGAGATCGGTCAACAGCTCCCGCTGTTTGCTGTCGATCGGCGCAAGCGAAGCCAGTTCAATGACCGCCAGCTGCTGATTCTGGTAAGCAACCGGCAGGAGCAGCAGCGAACGCGGCGGCGTCCCGCCGAGGCCGGAACGAATGCGCAGGTAGTTGGAAGGAATATCCGCCAATGCGATCGGCTGCCCGCTGCGCGCGCATTGCCCGACAAGCCCTTCGCCCATGCGGAACTGCTGCTCGAAAGCGGTATCATCCTGAGGCGCATACGCGCCGTACAGCCTCAGCTTGTTATCTTGGCCATAGCCTTCGCGGATGTACAGGCCGCCGTAAACGGCCCCGACAAGCGGGACGACCCGCTCCATGAACAAGAAGCCCAGCTGTTCGAGTTCCTTGGATTCCTGCAGGGCGACGGAAACGGATGCGAGATTGGACTTCACCCACGTCTCTTCTTCCATCTTCTTGTTGTAGGCTTGCTCCGCTTCCGTCTTCCGCTCCAGCGTGTCGGCAAGCGAGAAGAACGCCTTGGCTACCGTTCCGAATTCGTCCGGCGTCTCCGCTCGCTTGCGCAAAACCGGGTCACTCATGCCGCGGGCATAATCCCCGATCATATCGGTTAAGCGGTTGAGGCTTCGCGTCACGCCGGTGGTATTCCACAGCATCGTGCCGATTCCGATCAGCATGCCCGCCATCATGGTGACGATCATGATCATTCGCGTACTGCGGTTGGCGCTGCTGGCCGATCGGACGGCCTCGTCCGTGGCGCTGCGGTGATAGGCCGTCAGATCATCGATGAGGTTAACCGTATTCTCCTGTTCGGCGACGCCCACCTTCTCGCGAAGGGCGACCGCCTCCGTCCCGCGGCCTGCCGCCACGAGCCGCTTTACTTCCGCGGCATATTGGAAGTAATCGGTGAAGCTGCGCTCCACGTCATTCAGCATCACCAGCTCGGTTTCGGTCGAAGCGATCCGCTTCAGTTCGTCGAAATACTCCCTCGCCTGCTTCGGCTTGTCGGCCAGCAGCGATTCGTTCTTGGATAAAGTCTCCGCGTTTTGCACGGTGAGGATGTTCGTAACCCCTTTGGCCACTTCGTTCACGGAGCCGCGGATGTCGTAAGCCAGCATCAGCTTCTGATAGCGGTTGGCGTATACTTCGTCCAGCTTTCCGCCCAGCACCGATATATTTCGCAAGCTGATGGAGGAAATAAAGATTAATACGATCATTAGGACGATGAAGCTGATGGTCAGTTTTGTTTTTGTTTTCATAAGACGTTCTTCACCCGGCTTCCCCTTCTCTGTTATGCTGCCTCTTGCTCAGAACCTGTTATCTTGACGCGCGAACAGGCCGCCCGTCCCGGAGGACGGCGACCTTATCGCAACGATCGTAATCGATGGTTAATGAATAGCTATTCATTCGTTTAATGGACATTGGTGATAACGAGTACACGACCGCGATCAAGCTCCTCTTCGTAACGTTCCGCTTCTATATCCGACAATCCGATTGACGTCAGCTTGGACCGGATCTCATCACCCCGCGACTTGAATACATTCGCCATCGCGGTGAACATGCCTTCTTCCTTCATGCTGATTTCGCTTGCGGAAGCCGCTTCGGACAATTGCTTCGTCTGGCTGCTGTCGTGCGCCAAAACGTAAATGTTGTCCTTCATATATCCGCGCCGATTCAGTTCCTGAACAGTGTGAAGCGCATCCATGGCCGTCGGTACAATTTGAACGCTCGGTTTCATTTGTTGTTGCATCGTAATCCCTCCGCTTTTCAAATGGATTAGCCAGGTGAGGCTAGTCTGAATTACCCCTGCCGCTTCGGCTTGAAACAAGTCATGGGCAATTCAGCAGGTGTCGAACGGCACTTTCGACAGGTTGCCGCATAACCCGGAGCCGCCGATTCAGGCCTAGACCTAACCGTGTAAAAGAAGATGCTGCCATGCGGCGGCTAGCTCAATATGAGCCTAATAATCCCCCAAAGGAGCTGGAGCCGATGTTTCAAGAATGCTTCCAACATGCCGCGCGCAGTATCTGGGCCTATGCCTACGACATGGAGACGATTCACTTGCGCGTGCGGACGAAACGCGACGACGTGGAGGAGGTCACGGTCATCGCCGGCGACAAGTATGACTGGGACCGCTTCAACGAAGAACGGCCGTTGGTCAAAATCGCGGCGGACCGCTTCTACGATTATTGGGAGGCCGCCGTCAAACCGAAGTTCAGCCGCTTCGCTTATCTGTTCCGCCTGCGGCAAGGGGACGAGACGGTTTACTTGACGGAAGACGGCGTCTGCGACAATCCTCCCCCGCCCGTAGCAGGCTATTACGATTTCCCCTACATCCATGAAATCGATCTGTTCGCTGCGCCGGAATGGGCGAAATCGGCCGTCTTTTATCAAATCATGCCGGACCGCTTCGCGAACGGCGACGCGTCCCTGAATCCGGAAGGCGTGCAGGATTGGGGGGAAACGCCCGCGGCGGACAGCTGCTTCGGCGGCGATCTGAAGGGAATCCTCGATCATTTGGATCATATCAGCGAGCTCGGCGCGACGGCGATCTATCTGACGCCCATCTTTCAGGCGCCCTCCAGCCATAAGTACGACACGATAGACTATAAGAAGATCGACGAGCATTTCGGCGACAAGGAGATGCTGAAGCAGCTCGTGAACGCCTGCCATTCGCGTGGCATCCGGGTCGTGCTGGACGCCGTCTTCAACCATACGAGCGAGCGCTTCCCGCCATTCCAGGATGTCCTGCGTAACGGCGAGCAGTCCAAATACGCGGATTGGTTCCATGTTCGGACGTTCCCCGCC
It encodes:
- a CDS encoding NADH:flavin oxidoreductase, which encodes MSTNSVKALFQPFRSDKLTLDNRIVMAPMTRGFSPGGVPGEDVAAYYKRRAENGVGLIVTEGTLINHPAAGASTKWPHFFGTNALEGWSGVVKAVHEAGGKILPQLWHIGLTRKPGTGTNPEAPSVGPSGLNLAGEQVGDPLTEAEIADLIAAYAQAAADAKRLGFDGIELHGAHGYLIDQFFWGVTNVRTDRYGGDLVKRTRFATEVVEACRRAVGSEFPIIMRFSQWKDGAYDAKLAESPDELSRFLQPLVDAGVDVFHCSTRRFWEPAFADGEDLNLAGWTKKLTGKPTITVGSVGLDLEFTRLFKEKKGAEAVSIDGLLERLDRGEFDLVAIGRALLNDPAWAKKIKEGRQDELRPFTPEATQTLY
- a CDS encoding phytanoyl-CoA dioxygenase family protein — translated: MANGIEQGLTEQEISRYWEDGFLVFDDILTAEEVEELRLACEQPQITALRSQKDYETKTVHSLGITALHPAFLKLAKHPAIVAKLIPLLGADIELQHSKLATKPPTKGVGIFAWHQDYAFYPHTNTDLLSVMVMLDDATPENGCMRMVKGSHRLGQLNHLSDGRFAAECQESRYWERPANPNDIVLITPKTGGISIHHTLTLHGSDANASGKPRRGIVFSYRASDAYQLADTLFDDTGLTICGSNKGIVRCAAGVVTLPYRGGNTPYGSAWNQVGGFAWEKNGENA
- a CDS encoding AraC family transcriptional regulator — its product is MNGKLEFFLYKSHEPGTYVDFHKHSCYELVYYVSGSGTMNLGGRTLVYAPGTMTMTRPDYMHDERHDEETEVIFFGFRYDDFPVPLQNGLIADTEERTVLSLMLTMKEELLAQKAHYVPRTNLLLNEIILLLGRQSETAAPQDEHRPERLFYARRYLDENFTQPVELRTLAELSGYSEDHFRHLFKEQTGLPPGQYILRKRLEAAKDRLLHTAQTVSAIGMDCGFSTTSQFIELFKRSFGVTPLQYRKIR
- a CDS encoding SDR family oxidoreductase, with protein sequence MHAANDKGILDGKVAVITGAGSGIGRAAALRLAKEGARIALVDIKEERVADVRKRINESGGEAIAVEADISKPEEVENAIREAAGKWDRLDIVFANAGINGTLAPIESMTHEDWSTTLDTNLKGTFLTVKYAVPFLKKKGGSIVITSSINGNRVFSNFGMSAYSTSKAGQVAFMQMAALELAQYGIRVNAVCPGAIKTHIGQNTHPTPELEEIQIPVEYPEGDQPLEHGPGRAAQVGDLVLFLASDASSHITGTPIFIDGAESLLHG
- a CDS encoding response regulator, which translates into the protein MIAYSGPVNILLVDDHPDNLLVLEAVLGDLNCNLVKCLSGAEALRCLLRDEFAVILLDVQMPEMDGFETARLIKSRKKTQETPIIFISATSKEAEHFFTGYEAGAIDYMLKPFMPQILKAKIEGFVRLYVGNKTLQLQAELLQQQKSELERGNRELMLTAYQLTKTQALTRAIQETSMDTMMTFDEDGIILTVNPALMAMFGYREDEVLGQPVEMLVPCFAGGAFKTGGAGSQVHNDAARNGLHSGPGQIMSVSHDAAPGPGEWFDTTPRADHASAVPDHGNRERLVGGGSLTGDRRQLNPVRKDGSRFPSEIQIGVATIDDERIYACTVVDMTERKRFERELMAAKETAEIAARAKTNFLTMVSHEIRTPMNGVLGMTGLLLDTELDESQREFAEIIRKSGEALLSVINDILDYAKIESGKLELEHLPFKLPHLIEETFDLFTAKSKQSRLALTYEADPALPELLEGDEIKLRQVLVNLIGNAFKFTAHGSIAVTTKLLAAQEEAVRIEFAVTDTGVGIPGDKLPLLFQPFSQVDTSLTRQYEGTGLGLAICKNLVEMMGGTIAVESDQGIGTTFRFTVQLRTWQAARHEPAPEGSFASLAADDFELWQEAERDGDRRLAADGRLAADKEMAADRGMGGDRAAAVLVADDNVINQKLTLTLLNKLGVAADVASNGSDAVELAYRRNYDLILMDMRMPIMDGLEATRRLLASAPPGRAPVVVAMTANVMPTDRERCLEAGMTDFLVKPIQFEMMKQVLRRHGIEPEQKESSVGQ
- a CDS encoding CheR family methyltransferase codes for the protein MMEINDESSKADEREQVEAALLLEGLYQLYGYDFRNYAPSSIRRRIWHRVRAERLPTITSLTEKVLHDRAVMNRLLADLTIHVTEMFRDPEVFRVFREQVVPLLRTYPFIRIWHAGCSTGEEVYAMAILLKEEGLYDKSRIYATDMNERVLETAREGVYPLDRMQTFTRNYIEAGGRESFSDYYTAKYDSVLFHSELKSNIVFAQHNLVTDRSFNEFNIIFCRNVMIYFNKELQNHVHSLLFESLSNFGILALGTKESINFTRHADAYEELDAHSRLYRKIKS